From one Gracilinanus agilis isolate LMUSP501 chromosome 5, AgileGrace, whole genome shotgun sequence genomic stretch:
- the IFFO1 gene encoding non-homologous end joining factor IFFO1 isoform X2: MNPLFGPNLFLLPQEQQGLAGPLGGPPLGSGDYLGGGGELPTGPAAASAAAVPTGFSPWEPLALAGPGPAPSPPPAAMALRNDLGSNINVLKTLNLRFRCFLAKVHELERRNRLLEKQLQQALEDGQQGRRGTARRDQAVQTGFISPIRPPGLPLGARPATRGLSSPARSPAVPLTPSTQGLSSSPAAALAPLSSASHSTVSSAPYSSSARFMPGTIWSFSHARRLGPGLEPTLVQGPGLSWVHPDGVGVQIDTITPEIRALYNVLAKVKRERDEYKRRWEEEYTVRVQLQERVNELQEEAQEADACQEELAMKVEQLKAELVVFKGLMSNNLTELDTKIQEKAMKVDMDICRRIDITAKLCDVAQQRNCEDMIKMFQKKLVPSMGGRKRDRKPVIEEDTSVSESDGPHQPDGEEDESTALSINEEMQRMLNQLREYDFEDDCDSLTWEETEETLLLWEDFSGYAMAAAEAQGEQQEDSLEKVIKDTESLFKTREKEYQETIDQIELELATAKNDMNRHLHEYMEMCSMKRGLDVQMETCRRLITQSGDRKSPAFSVVQPSEPPPSETDDSDRDLSSDSSMR, translated from the exons ATGAACCCGTTATTCGGTCCCAATCTCTTCCTCCTGCCACAGGAGCAGCAGGGCCTTGCCGGGCCTCTCGGGGGCCCCCCACTGGGTAGCGGCGACTatttgggtgggggtggggagctgcCTACGGGCCCGGCGGCGGCGTCGGCTGCGGCGGTCCCCACAGGCTTTTCCCCTTGGGAGCCGCTGGCGCTGGCCGGCCCGGGCCCAGCGCCCTCGCCGCCGCCCGCCGCCATGGCCCTCCGCAACGACCTAGGCTCCAACATCAACGTGTTGAAGACGCTGAACCTGCGCTTCCGTTGTTTCCTGGCCAAAGTGCACGAGCTGGAACGGCGCAACCGGCTCCTAGAGAAGCAGCTGCAGCAGGCGCTGGAAGATGGGCAGCAGGGCCGGCGGGGCACGGCGCGCCGCGACCAGGCTGTACAGACCGGTTTCATCAGCCCCATCCGGCCCCCCGGGCTGCCCCTTGGAGCCCGACCGGCCACACGAGGCCTCAGCTCCCCCGCACGCTCGCCCGCGGTCCCGCTGACGCCCAGCACCCAGGGCCTCTCGTCGTCACCCGCTGCCGCGCTCGCCCCGCTGTCCTCCGCATCCCACTCTACGGTCTCATCCGCCCCCTACTCCTCGTCGGCCCGCTTCATGCCTGGCACCATCTGGTCCTTCTCGCATGCCCGCAGACTTGGACCGGGACTGGAACCCACCCTGGTGCAGGGGCCTGGCCTGTCGTGGGTACACCCTGATGGGGTGGGGGTGCAGATAGACACCATCACCCCCGAGATCCGGGCTCTCTACAATGTGTTGGCCAAGGTGAAGCGGGAACGGGACGAGTACAAGCGGAG GTGGGAAGAGGAATATACAGTTCGGGTGCAGCTGCAAGAGCGAGTGAATGAGCTTCAGGAG GAAGCTCAGGAAGCTGATGCCTGCCAGGAGGAGCTCGCTATGAAGGTGGAGCAACTCAAAGCTGAGTTGGTGGtcttcaaaggactcatgagtAAT AACCTGACTGAACTGGACACAAAGATTCAGGAGAAAGCCATGAAAGTAGACATGGACATCTGTCGTCGCATAGACATCACTGCCAAACTGTGTGATGTGGCCCAGCAGCGCAACTGTGAGGACATGATCAAGATGTTCCAG AAGAAGCTG GTCCCATCCATGGGGGGGCGGAAGCGGGATCGAAAGCCTGTCATCGAGGAGGACACCTCCGTGTCTGAGAGTGATGGGCCCCACCAGCCCGATGGGGAGGAGGATGAGAGCACAGCCCTGAGCATCAATGAGGAGATGCAGCGTATGCTCAACCAGCT GCGGGAGTATGATTTTGAGGACGACTGTGACAGCCTGACTTGGGAGGAGACCGAGGAGACGCTGCTACTCTGGGAGGATTTCTCAGGCTATGCCATGGCAGCTGCAGAGGCCCAGGGAGAG CAGCAGGAGGACAGCCTGGAGAAGGTGATTAAGGACACAGAATCTCTGTTCAAAACTCGGGAGAAGGAATACCAGGAGACCATCGACCAGATAGAG CTGGAGCTGGCCACGGCCAAGAACGACATGAACCGGCACCTCCACGAGTACATGGAGATGTGTAGTATGAAGAGAGGCCTCGACGTGCAGATGGAGACCTGCCGCCGCCTCATCACCCAGTCTGGGGACCG AAAGTCTCCTGCTTTCTCCGTGGTCCAACCTAGTGAACCGCCACCGAGTGAGACGGATGACTCTGATCGAGACCTCTCATCTGATAGTTCCATGAGATAG
- the IFFO1 gene encoding non-homologous end joining factor IFFO1 isoform X1 has protein sequence MNPLFGPNLFLLPQEQQGLAGPLGGPPLGSGDYLGGGGELPTGPAAASAAAVPTGFSPWEPLALAGPGPAPSPPPAAMALRNDLGSNINVLKTLNLRFRCFLAKVHELERRNRLLEKQLQQALEDGQQGRRGTARRDQAVQTGFISPIRPPGLPLGARPATRGLSSPARSPAVPLTPSTQGLSSSPAAALAPLSSASHSTVSSAPYSSSARFMPGTIWSFSHARRLGPGLEPTLVQGPGLSWVHPDGVGVQIDTITPEIRALYNVLAKVKRERDEYKRRWEEEYTVRVQLQERVNELQEEAQEADACQEELAMKVEQLKAELVVFKGLMSNNLTELDTKIQEKAMKVDMDICRRIDITAKLCDVAQQRNCEDMIKMFQKKLSLHLSPIKVPSMGGRKRDRKPVIEEDTSVSESDGPHQPDGEEDESTALSINEEMQRMLNQLREYDFEDDCDSLTWEETEETLLLWEDFSGYAMAAAEAQGEQQEDSLEKVIKDTESLFKTREKEYQETIDQIELELATAKNDMNRHLHEYMEMCSMKRGLDVQMETCRRLITQSGDRKSPAFSVVQPSEPPPSETDDSDRDLSSDSSMR, from the exons ATGAACCCGTTATTCGGTCCCAATCTCTTCCTCCTGCCACAGGAGCAGCAGGGCCTTGCCGGGCCTCTCGGGGGCCCCCCACTGGGTAGCGGCGACTatttgggtgggggtggggagctgcCTACGGGCCCGGCGGCGGCGTCGGCTGCGGCGGTCCCCACAGGCTTTTCCCCTTGGGAGCCGCTGGCGCTGGCCGGCCCGGGCCCAGCGCCCTCGCCGCCGCCCGCCGCCATGGCCCTCCGCAACGACCTAGGCTCCAACATCAACGTGTTGAAGACGCTGAACCTGCGCTTCCGTTGTTTCCTGGCCAAAGTGCACGAGCTGGAACGGCGCAACCGGCTCCTAGAGAAGCAGCTGCAGCAGGCGCTGGAAGATGGGCAGCAGGGCCGGCGGGGCACGGCGCGCCGCGACCAGGCTGTACAGACCGGTTTCATCAGCCCCATCCGGCCCCCCGGGCTGCCCCTTGGAGCCCGACCGGCCACACGAGGCCTCAGCTCCCCCGCACGCTCGCCCGCGGTCCCGCTGACGCCCAGCACCCAGGGCCTCTCGTCGTCACCCGCTGCCGCGCTCGCCCCGCTGTCCTCCGCATCCCACTCTACGGTCTCATCCGCCCCCTACTCCTCGTCGGCCCGCTTCATGCCTGGCACCATCTGGTCCTTCTCGCATGCCCGCAGACTTGGACCGGGACTGGAACCCACCCTGGTGCAGGGGCCTGGCCTGTCGTGGGTACACCCTGATGGGGTGGGGGTGCAGATAGACACCATCACCCCCGAGATCCGGGCTCTCTACAATGTGTTGGCCAAGGTGAAGCGGGAACGGGACGAGTACAAGCGGAG GTGGGAAGAGGAATATACAGTTCGGGTGCAGCTGCAAGAGCGAGTGAATGAGCTTCAGGAG GAAGCTCAGGAAGCTGATGCCTGCCAGGAGGAGCTCGCTATGAAGGTGGAGCAACTCAAAGCTGAGTTGGTGGtcttcaaaggactcatgagtAAT AACCTGACTGAACTGGACACAAAGATTCAGGAGAAAGCCATGAAAGTAGACATGGACATCTGTCGTCGCATAGACATCACTGCCAAACTGTGTGATGTGGCCCAGCAGCGCAACTGTGAGGACATGATCAAGATGTTCCAG AAGAAGCTG TCTCTGCACTTGTCTCCCATTAAGGTCCCATCCATGGGGGGGCGGAAGCGGGATCGAAAGCCTGTCATCGAGGAGGACACCTCCGTGTCTGAGAGTGATGGGCCCCACCAGCCCGATGGGGAGGAGGATGAGAGCACAGCCCTGAGCATCAATGAGGAGATGCAGCGTATGCTCAACCAGCT GCGGGAGTATGATTTTGAGGACGACTGTGACAGCCTGACTTGGGAGGAGACCGAGGAGACGCTGCTACTCTGGGAGGATTTCTCAGGCTATGCCATGGCAGCTGCAGAGGCCCAGGGAGAG CAGCAGGAGGACAGCCTGGAGAAGGTGATTAAGGACACAGAATCTCTGTTCAAAACTCGGGAGAAGGAATACCAGGAGACCATCGACCAGATAGAG CTGGAGCTGGCCACGGCCAAGAACGACATGAACCGGCACCTCCACGAGTACATGGAGATGTGTAGTATGAAGAGAGGCCTCGACGTGCAGATGGAGACCTGCCGCCGCCTCATCACCCAGTCTGGGGACCG AAAGTCTCCTGCTTTCTCCGTGGTCCAACCTAGTGAACCGCCACCGAGTGAGACGGATGACTCTGATCGAGACCTCTCATCTGATAGTTCCATGAGATAG
- the IFFO1 gene encoding non-homologous end joining factor IFFO1 isoform X4: MNPLFGPNLFLLPQEQQGLAGPLGGPPLGSGDYLGGGGELPTGPAAASAAAVPTGFSPWEPLALAGPGPAPSPPPAAMALRNDLGSNINVLKTLNLRFRCFLAKVHELERRNRLLEKQLQQALEDGQQGRRGTARRDQAVQTGFISPIRPPGLPLGARPATRGLSSPARSPAVPLTPSTQGLSSSPAAALAPLSSASHSTVSSAPYSSSARFMPGTIWSFSHARRLGPGLEPTLVQGPGLSWVHPDGVGVQIDTITPEIRALYNVLAKVKRERDEYKRRWEEEYTVRVQLQERVNELQEEAQEADACQEELAMKVEQLKAELVVFKGLMSNNLTELDTKIQEKAMKVDMDICRRIDITAKLCDVAQQRNCEDMIKMFQVPSMGGRKRDRKPVIEEDTSVSESDGPHQPDGEEDESTALSINEEMQRMLNQLREYDFEDDCDSLTWEETEETLLLWEDFSGYAMAAAEAQGEQQEDSLEKVIKDTESLFKTREKEYQETIDQIELELATAKNDMNRHLHEYMEMCSMKRGLDVQMETCRRLITQSGDRKSPAFSVVQPSEPPPSETDDSDRDLSSDSSMR, encoded by the exons ATGAACCCGTTATTCGGTCCCAATCTCTTCCTCCTGCCACAGGAGCAGCAGGGCCTTGCCGGGCCTCTCGGGGGCCCCCCACTGGGTAGCGGCGACTatttgggtgggggtggggagctgcCTACGGGCCCGGCGGCGGCGTCGGCTGCGGCGGTCCCCACAGGCTTTTCCCCTTGGGAGCCGCTGGCGCTGGCCGGCCCGGGCCCAGCGCCCTCGCCGCCGCCCGCCGCCATGGCCCTCCGCAACGACCTAGGCTCCAACATCAACGTGTTGAAGACGCTGAACCTGCGCTTCCGTTGTTTCCTGGCCAAAGTGCACGAGCTGGAACGGCGCAACCGGCTCCTAGAGAAGCAGCTGCAGCAGGCGCTGGAAGATGGGCAGCAGGGCCGGCGGGGCACGGCGCGCCGCGACCAGGCTGTACAGACCGGTTTCATCAGCCCCATCCGGCCCCCCGGGCTGCCCCTTGGAGCCCGACCGGCCACACGAGGCCTCAGCTCCCCCGCACGCTCGCCCGCGGTCCCGCTGACGCCCAGCACCCAGGGCCTCTCGTCGTCACCCGCTGCCGCGCTCGCCCCGCTGTCCTCCGCATCCCACTCTACGGTCTCATCCGCCCCCTACTCCTCGTCGGCCCGCTTCATGCCTGGCACCATCTGGTCCTTCTCGCATGCCCGCAGACTTGGACCGGGACTGGAACCCACCCTGGTGCAGGGGCCTGGCCTGTCGTGGGTACACCCTGATGGGGTGGGGGTGCAGATAGACACCATCACCCCCGAGATCCGGGCTCTCTACAATGTGTTGGCCAAGGTGAAGCGGGAACGGGACGAGTACAAGCGGAG GTGGGAAGAGGAATATACAGTTCGGGTGCAGCTGCAAGAGCGAGTGAATGAGCTTCAGGAG GAAGCTCAGGAAGCTGATGCCTGCCAGGAGGAGCTCGCTATGAAGGTGGAGCAACTCAAAGCTGAGTTGGTGGtcttcaaaggactcatgagtAAT AACCTGACTGAACTGGACACAAAGATTCAGGAGAAAGCCATGAAAGTAGACATGGACATCTGTCGTCGCATAGACATCACTGCCAAACTGTGTGATGTGGCCCAGCAGCGCAACTGTGAGGACATGATCAAGATGTTCCAG GTCCCATCCATGGGGGGGCGGAAGCGGGATCGAAAGCCTGTCATCGAGGAGGACACCTCCGTGTCTGAGAGTGATGGGCCCCACCAGCCCGATGGGGAGGAGGATGAGAGCACAGCCCTGAGCATCAATGAGGAGATGCAGCGTATGCTCAACCAGCT GCGGGAGTATGATTTTGAGGACGACTGTGACAGCCTGACTTGGGAGGAGACCGAGGAGACGCTGCTACTCTGGGAGGATTTCTCAGGCTATGCCATGGCAGCTGCAGAGGCCCAGGGAGAG CAGCAGGAGGACAGCCTGGAGAAGGTGATTAAGGACACAGAATCTCTGTTCAAAACTCGGGAGAAGGAATACCAGGAGACCATCGACCAGATAGAG CTGGAGCTGGCCACGGCCAAGAACGACATGAACCGGCACCTCCACGAGTACATGGAGATGTGTAGTATGAAGAGAGGCCTCGACGTGCAGATGGAGACCTGCCGCCGCCTCATCACCCAGTCTGGGGACCG AAAGTCTCCTGCTTTCTCCGTGGTCCAACCTAGTGAACCGCCACCGAGTGAGACGGATGACTCTGATCGAGACCTCTCATCTGATAGTTCCATGAGATAG
- the IFFO1 gene encoding non-homologous end joining factor IFFO1 isoform X5: MNPLFGPNLFLLPQEQQGLAGPLGGPPLGSGDYLGGGGELPTGPAAASAAAVPTGFSPWEPLALAGPGPAPSPPPAAMALRNDLGSNINVLKTLNLRFRCFLAKVHELERRNRLLEKQLQQALEDGQQGRRGTARRDQAVQTGFISPIRPPGLPLGARPATRGLSSPARSPAVPLTPSTQGLSSSPAAALAPLSSASHSTVSSAPYSSSARFMPGTIWSFSHARRLGPGLEPTLVQGPGLSWVHPDGVGVQIDTITPEIRALYNVLAKVKRERDEYKRRWEEEYTVRVQLQERVNELQEEAQEADACQEELAMKVEQLKAELVVFKGLMSNNLTELDTKIQEKAMKVDMDICRRIDITAKLCDVAQQRNCEDMIKMFQVPSMGGRKRDRKPVIEEDTSVSESDGPHQPDGEEDESTALSINEEMQRMLNQLREYDFEDDCDSLTWEETEETLLLWEDFSGYAMAAAEAQGEQEDSLEKVIKDTESLFKTREKEYQETIDQIELELATAKNDMNRHLHEYMEMCSMKRGLDVQMETCRRLITQSGDRKSPAFSVVQPSEPPPSETDDSDRDLSSDSSMR; encoded by the exons ATGAACCCGTTATTCGGTCCCAATCTCTTCCTCCTGCCACAGGAGCAGCAGGGCCTTGCCGGGCCTCTCGGGGGCCCCCCACTGGGTAGCGGCGACTatttgggtgggggtggggagctgcCTACGGGCCCGGCGGCGGCGTCGGCTGCGGCGGTCCCCACAGGCTTTTCCCCTTGGGAGCCGCTGGCGCTGGCCGGCCCGGGCCCAGCGCCCTCGCCGCCGCCCGCCGCCATGGCCCTCCGCAACGACCTAGGCTCCAACATCAACGTGTTGAAGACGCTGAACCTGCGCTTCCGTTGTTTCCTGGCCAAAGTGCACGAGCTGGAACGGCGCAACCGGCTCCTAGAGAAGCAGCTGCAGCAGGCGCTGGAAGATGGGCAGCAGGGCCGGCGGGGCACGGCGCGCCGCGACCAGGCTGTACAGACCGGTTTCATCAGCCCCATCCGGCCCCCCGGGCTGCCCCTTGGAGCCCGACCGGCCACACGAGGCCTCAGCTCCCCCGCACGCTCGCCCGCGGTCCCGCTGACGCCCAGCACCCAGGGCCTCTCGTCGTCACCCGCTGCCGCGCTCGCCCCGCTGTCCTCCGCATCCCACTCTACGGTCTCATCCGCCCCCTACTCCTCGTCGGCCCGCTTCATGCCTGGCACCATCTGGTCCTTCTCGCATGCCCGCAGACTTGGACCGGGACTGGAACCCACCCTGGTGCAGGGGCCTGGCCTGTCGTGGGTACACCCTGATGGGGTGGGGGTGCAGATAGACACCATCACCCCCGAGATCCGGGCTCTCTACAATGTGTTGGCCAAGGTGAAGCGGGAACGGGACGAGTACAAGCGGAG GTGGGAAGAGGAATATACAGTTCGGGTGCAGCTGCAAGAGCGAGTGAATGAGCTTCAGGAG GAAGCTCAGGAAGCTGATGCCTGCCAGGAGGAGCTCGCTATGAAGGTGGAGCAACTCAAAGCTGAGTTGGTGGtcttcaaaggactcatgagtAAT AACCTGACTGAACTGGACACAAAGATTCAGGAGAAAGCCATGAAAGTAGACATGGACATCTGTCGTCGCATAGACATCACTGCCAAACTGTGTGATGTGGCCCAGCAGCGCAACTGTGAGGACATGATCAAGATGTTCCAG GTCCCATCCATGGGGGGGCGGAAGCGGGATCGAAAGCCTGTCATCGAGGAGGACACCTCCGTGTCTGAGAGTGATGGGCCCCACCAGCCCGATGGGGAGGAGGATGAGAGCACAGCCCTGAGCATCAATGAGGAGATGCAGCGTATGCTCAACCAGCT GCGGGAGTATGATTTTGAGGACGACTGTGACAGCCTGACTTGGGAGGAGACCGAGGAGACGCTGCTACTCTGGGAGGATTTCTCAGGCTATGCCATGGCAGCTGCAGAGGCCCAGGGAGAG CAGGAGGACAGCCTGGAGAAGGTGATTAAGGACACAGAATCTCTGTTCAAAACTCGGGAGAAGGAATACCAGGAGACCATCGACCAGATAGAG CTGGAGCTGGCCACGGCCAAGAACGACATGAACCGGCACCTCCACGAGTACATGGAGATGTGTAGTATGAAGAGAGGCCTCGACGTGCAGATGGAGACCTGCCGCCGCCTCATCACCCAGTCTGGGGACCG AAAGTCTCCTGCTTTCTCCGTGGTCCAACCTAGTGAACCGCCACCGAGTGAGACGGATGACTCTGATCGAGACCTCTCATCTGATAGTTCCATGAGATAG
- the IFFO1 gene encoding non-homologous end joining factor IFFO1 isoform X3 has translation MNPLFGPNLFLLPQEQQGLAGPLGGPPLGSGDYLGGGGELPTGPAAASAAAVPTGFSPWEPLALAGPGPAPSPPPAAMALRNDLGSNINVLKTLNLRFRCFLAKVHELERRNRLLEKQLQQALEDGQQGRRGTARRDQAVQTGFISPIRPPGLPLGARPATRGLSSPARSPAVPLTPSTQGLSSSPAAALAPLSSASHSTVSSAPYSSSARFMPGTIWSFSHARRLGPGLEPTLVQGPGLSWVHPDGVGVQIDTITPEIRALYNVLAKVKRERDEYKRRWEEEYTVRVQLQERVNELQEEAQEADACQEELAMKVEQLKAELVVFKGLMSNNLTELDTKIQEKAMKVDMDICRRIDITAKLCDVAQQRNCEDMIKMFQKKLVPSMGGRKRDRKPVIEEDTSVSESDGPHQPDGEEDESTALSINEEMQRMLNQLREYDFEDDCDSLTWEETEETLLLWEDFSGYAMAAAEAQGEQEDSLEKVIKDTESLFKTREKEYQETIDQIELELATAKNDMNRHLHEYMEMCSMKRGLDVQMETCRRLITQSGDRKSPAFSVVQPSEPPPSETDDSDRDLSSDSSMR, from the exons ATGAACCCGTTATTCGGTCCCAATCTCTTCCTCCTGCCACAGGAGCAGCAGGGCCTTGCCGGGCCTCTCGGGGGCCCCCCACTGGGTAGCGGCGACTatttgggtgggggtggggagctgcCTACGGGCCCGGCGGCGGCGTCGGCTGCGGCGGTCCCCACAGGCTTTTCCCCTTGGGAGCCGCTGGCGCTGGCCGGCCCGGGCCCAGCGCCCTCGCCGCCGCCCGCCGCCATGGCCCTCCGCAACGACCTAGGCTCCAACATCAACGTGTTGAAGACGCTGAACCTGCGCTTCCGTTGTTTCCTGGCCAAAGTGCACGAGCTGGAACGGCGCAACCGGCTCCTAGAGAAGCAGCTGCAGCAGGCGCTGGAAGATGGGCAGCAGGGCCGGCGGGGCACGGCGCGCCGCGACCAGGCTGTACAGACCGGTTTCATCAGCCCCATCCGGCCCCCCGGGCTGCCCCTTGGAGCCCGACCGGCCACACGAGGCCTCAGCTCCCCCGCACGCTCGCCCGCGGTCCCGCTGACGCCCAGCACCCAGGGCCTCTCGTCGTCACCCGCTGCCGCGCTCGCCCCGCTGTCCTCCGCATCCCACTCTACGGTCTCATCCGCCCCCTACTCCTCGTCGGCCCGCTTCATGCCTGGCACCATCTGGTCCTTCTCGCATGCCCGCAGACTTGGACCGGGACTGGAACCCACCCTGGTGCAGGGGCCTGGCCTGTCGTGGGTACACCCTGATGGGGTGGGGGTGCAGATAGACACCATCACCCCCGAGATCCGGGCTCTCTACAATGTGTTGGCCAAGGTGAAGCGGGAACGGGACGAGTACAAGCGGAG GTGGGAAGAGGAATATACAGTTCGGGTGCAGCTGCAAGAGCGAGTGAATGAGCTTCAGGAG GAAGCTCAGGAAGCTGATGCCTGCCAGGAGGAGCTCGCTATGAAGGTGGAGCAACTCAAAGCTGAGTTGGTGGtcttcaaaggactcatgagtAAT AACCTGACTGAACTGGACACAAAGATTCAGGAGAAAGCCATGAAAGTAGACATGGACATCTGTCGTCGCATAGACATCACTGCCAAACTGTGTGATGTGGCCCAGCAGCGCAACTGTGAGGACATGATCAAGATGTTCCAG AAGAAGCTG GTCCCATCCATGGGGGGGCGGAAGCGGGATCGAAAGCCTGTCATCGAGGAGGACACCTCCGTGTCTGAGAGTGATGGGCCCCACCAGCCCGATGGGGAGGAGGATGAGAGCACAGCCCTGAGCATCAATGAGGAGATGCAGCGTATGCTCAACCAGCT GCGGGAGTATGATTTTGAGGACGACTGTGACAGCCTGACTTGGGAGGAGACCGAGGAGACGCTGCTACTCTGGGAGGATTTCTCAGGCTATGCCATGGCAGCTGCAGAGGCCCAGGGAGAG CAGGAGGACAGCCTGGAGAAGGTGATTAAGGACACAGAATCTCTGTTCAAAACTCGGGAGAAGGAATACCAGGAGACCATCGACCAGATAGAG CTGGAGCTGGCCACGGCCAAGAACGACATGAACCGGCACCTCCACGAGTACATGGAGATGTGTAGTATGAAGAGAGGCCTCGACGTGCAGATGGAGACCTGCCGCCGCCTCATCACCCAGTCTGGGGACCG AAAGTCTCCTGCTTTCTCCGTGGTCCAACCTAGTGAACCGCCACCGAGTGAGACGGATGACTCTGATCGAGACCTCTCATCTGATAGTTCCATGAGATAG
- the IFFO1 gene encoding non-homologous end joining factor IFFO1 isoform X6: MNPLFGPNLFLLPQEQQGLAGPLGGPPLGSGDYLGGGGELPTGPAAASAAAVPTGFSPWEPLALAGPGPAPSPPPAAMALRNDLGSNINVLKTLNLRFRCFLAKVHELERRNRLLEKQLQQALEDGQQGRRGTARRDQAVQTGFISPIRPPGLPLGARPATRGLSSPARSPAVPLTPSTQGLSSSPAAALAPLSSASHSTVSSAPYSSSARFMPGTIWSFSHARRLGPGLEPTLVQGPGLSWVHPDGVGVQIDTITPEIRALYNVLAKVKRERDEYKRRWEEEYTVRVQLQERVNELQEEAQEADACQEELAMKVEQLKAELVVFKGLMSNNLTELDTKIQEKAMKVDMDICRRIDITAKLCDVAQQRNCEDMIKMFQVRVPSMGGRKRDRKPVIEEDTSVSESDGPHQPDGEEDESTALSINEEMQRMLNQLREYDFEDDCDSLTWEETEETLLLWEDFSGYAMAAAEAQGEQEDSLEKVIKDTESLFKTREKEYQETIDQIELELATAKNDMNRHLHEYMEMCSMKRGLDVQMETCRRLITQSGDRKSPAFSVVQPSEPPPSETDDSDRDLSSDSSMR, from the exons ATGAACCCGTTATTCGGTCCCAATCTCTTCCTCCTGCCACAGGAGCAGCAGGGCCTTGCCGGGCCTCTCGGGGGCCCCCCACTGGGTAGCGGCGACTatttgggtgggggtggggagctgcCTACGGGCCCGGCGGCGGCGTCGGCTGCGGCGGTCCCCACAGGCTTTTCCCCTTGGGAGCCGCTGGCGCTGGCCGGCCCGGGCCCAGCGCCCTCGCCGCCGCCCGCCGCCATGGCCCTCCGCAACGACCTAGGCTCCAACATCAACGTGTTGAAGACGCTGAACCTGCGCTTCCGTTGTTTCCTGGCCAAAGTGCACGAGCTGGAACGGCGCAACCGGCTCCTAGAGAAGCAGCTGCAGCAGGCGCTGGAAGATGGGCAGCAGGGCCGGCGGGGCACGGCGCGCCGCGACCAGGCTGTACAGACCGGTTTCATCAGCCCCATCCGGCCCCCCGGGCTGCCCCTTGGAGCCCGACCGGCCACACGAGGCCTCAGCTCCCCCGCACGCTCGCCCGCGGTCCCGCTGACGCCCAGCACCCAGGGCCTCTCGTCGTCACCCGCTGCCGCGCTCGCCCCGCTGTCCTCCGCATCCCACTCTACGGTCTCATCCGCCCCCTACTCCTCGTCGGCCCGCTTCATGCCTGGCACCATCTGGTCCTTCTCGCATGCCCGCAGACTTGGACCGGGACTGGAACCCACCCTGGTGCAGGGGCCTGGCCTGTCGTGGGTACACCCTGATGGGGTGGGGGTGCAGATAGACACCATCACCCCCGAGATCCGGGCTCTCTACAATGTGTTGGCCAAGGTGAAGCGGGAACGGGACGAGTACAAGCGGAG GTGGGAAGAGGAATATACAGTTCGGGTGCAGCTGCAAGAGCGAGTGAATGAGCTTCAGGAG GAAGCTCAGGAAGCTGATGCCTGCCAGGAGGAGCTCGCTATGAAGGTGGAGCAACTCAAAGCTGAGTTGGTGGtcttcaaaggactcatgagtAAT AACCTGACTGAACTGGACACAAAGATTCAGGAGAAAGCCATGAAAGTAGACATGGACATCTGTCGTCGCATAGACATCACTGCCAAACTGTGTGATGTGGCCCAGCAGCGCAACTGTGAGGACATGATCAAGATGTTCCAGGTAAGA GTCCCATCCATGGGGGGGCGGAAGCGGGATCGAAAGCCTGTCATCGAGGAGGACACCTCCGTGTCTGAGAGTGATGGGCCCCACCAGCCCGATGGGGAGGAGGATGAGAGCACAGCCCTGAGCATCAATGAGGAGATGCAGCGTATGCTCAACCAGCT GCGGGAGTATGATTTTGAGGACGACTGTGACAGCCTGACTTGGGAGGAGACCGAGGAGACGCTGCTACTCTGGGAGGATTTCTCAGGCTATGCCATGGCAGCTGCAGAGGCCCAGGGAGAG CAGGAGGACAGCCTGGAGAAGGTGATTAAGGACACAGAATCTCTGTTCAAAACTCGGGAGAAGGAATACCAGGAGACCATCGACCAGATAGAG CTGGAGCTGGCCACGGCCAAGAACGACATGAACCGGCACCTCCACGAGTACATGGAGATGTGTAGTATGAAGAGAGGCCTCGACGTGCAGATGGAGACCTGCCGCCGCCTCATCACCCAGTCTGGGGACCG AAAGTCTCCTGCTTTCTCCGTGGTCCAACCTAGTGAACCGCCACCGAGTGAGACGGATGACTCTGATCGAGACCTCTCATCTGATAGTTCCATGAGATAG